One genomic segment of Meiothermus sp. QL-1 includes these proteins:
- a CDS encoding DUF294 nucleotidyltransferase-like domain-containing protein gives MLHFEPGAVILSPAQPEAEGLYVVFGGAVRLEQDGQAVAWLEPGEAFGYPSLLGQQPPRLTVRAEGEAACLLLAKEAFRRLLEKPSFALFFSARLAERLRLLQPAALSLPDLGQPAGEVAEAAVWLEEGASVAQAARRMRERGVSALLLKTPEGLAILTDRDLRNRVLAEELPPSTPALQVASAPAKTLPAVSPLYEALAYLEQQGIHHLPLTEGGQVVGLLTDRLFLRRWLQTPLGLLRRLEQGDLGPLQDYRERLQAIVRQMLAAGFAVPAITRQVSLLNDALTRSLLRRAEARLGPPPCPYAWLALGSEGRTEQALLTDQDNALAFQEPAAKPYFQALAQAVLEGLLEAGFPPCPGGFMADRWCYALPEWATRFQQWLENPEGEGLLEAQVFLDFRSIAGGLSPEPLHGYLRQAGKSRAFLTALARSALAFAPPLGFLGRIHWEGGQVNLKKGGLAAIVALARVYGLEAGSLARPTPERLRAAAEARLLPREEAEDLSEAFLFLAHLRLKHQLEALSRGQPPTNRVAQSSLSPREQQMLRQVFWRIRQAQQALAERFRLPMPQVRSRRFGL, from the coding sequence TTGCTGCACTTCGAGCCGGGTGCGGTGATTCTTTCCCCCGCCCAGCCCGAGGCCGAGGGGCTTTATGTGGTTTTTGGGGGCGCGGTGCGGCTGGAGCAGGACGGGCAGGCCGTGGCCTGGCTCGAGCCCGGCGAGGCTTTTGGCTACCCCTCCCTCCTGGGCCAGCAGCCCCCCCGCCTCACAGTGCGGGCCGAGGGTGAGGCGGCGTGCTTGCTCCTCGCCAAGGAAGCCTTCCGCCGCCTGCTGGAAAAGCCTTCCTTTGCCCTCTTCTTCAGCGCCCGGCTGGCCGAGCGGCTCAGGCTCTTGCAACCTGCGGCCCTGAGCCTGCCCGACCTGGGGCAGCCGGCGGGGGAGGTGGCGGAGGCGGCGGTGTGGCTCGAGGAGGGGGCCAGCGTGGCCCAGGCCGCCCGGCGCATGCGCGAGCGCGGGGTGAGCGCCTTGCTCCTGAAGACCCCGGAGGGCCTGGCCATCCTCACCGACCGCGACCTGCGCAACCGGGTGCTGGCCGAGGAACTCCCCCCCTCCACCCCGGCCCTGCAGGTGGCCAGCGCCCCGGCCAAAACCCTGCCCGCTGTAAGCCCCCTCTACGAGGCTTTGGCCTACCTGGAGCAGCAGGGCATCCACCACCTGCCCCTCACCGAGGGGGGCCAGGTGGTGGGCCTCCTCACCGACCGGCTCTTCTTGCGCCGCTGGCTCCAGACCCCCTTGGGGCTTTTGCGGCGCCTCGAGCAGGGCGACCTGGGCCCCCTGCAGGACTACCGCGAGCGGCTTCAGGCCATTGTGCGGCAGATGCTCGCTGCGGGCTTTGCCGTACCGGCCATCACCCGCCAGGTGAGCCTTCTGAACGACGCCCTTACCCGTAGCCTCTTGCGCCGGGCCGAGGCCCGCCTGGGGCCCCCGCCCTGCCCCTATGCCTGGCTGGCCCTGGGCTCCGAGGGCCGCACCGAGCAGGCCCTGCTCACCGACCAGGACAACGCCCTGGCCTTTCAGGAACCCGCCGCCAAGCCCTACTTCCAGGCCCTGGCCCAGGCCGTGCTCGAGGGGCTTTTGGAGGCCGGGTTCCCCCCCTGCCCGGGGGGTTTCATGGCCGACCGGTGGTGCTACGCCCTACCCGAGTGGGCCACCCGCTTCCAGCAGTGGCTGGAAAACCCCGAAGGCGAGGGCCTCCTGGAGGCCCAGGTCTTCCTCGACTTCCGCTCGATTGCCGGGGGACTTTCGCCGGAGCCCTTGCACGGCTACCTGCGCCAGGCCGGCAAGAGCCGCGCTTTTCTGACCGCCCTGGCCCGCTCGGCCCTGGCCTTCGCCCCGCCCTTGGGCTTTTTGGGCCGCATCCACTGGGAAGGGGGGCAGGTCAACCTGAAGAAGGGGGGCCTGGCGGCCATCGTGGCGCTGGCCCGGGTGTACGGCCTCGAGGCCGGCTCTCTGGCCCGCCCCACCCCAGAGCGCCTGCGGGCCGCTGCCGAAGCCCGGCTGCTTCCCAGGGAAGAGGCCGAAGACCTGAGCGAGGCCTTTTTGTTCCTCGCCCACCTGCGCCTCAAGCACCAGCTCGAGGCCCTGAGCCGGGGCCAGCCCCCCACCAACCGGGTGGCCCAATCCTCCCTCAGCCCCCGCGAGCAGCAGATGCTGCGCCAGGTTTTTTGGCGCATCCGCCAGGCCCAGCAGGCGCTGGCGGAGCGGTTTAGGCTGCCGATGCCCCAGGTGCGCTCGAGGCGCTTTGGGCTTTAA
- a CDS encoding gamma-glutamyl-gamma-aminobutyrate hydrolase: protein MRLAVLVCDDPPPGLGGIAGDYPAMFERLLGLPLTPFDVRRGQYPAQVEDFGGYLITGSRASVYDPLPWIPPLEDFVRAIAASKSRLVGVCFGHQMIGQALGGRVERWPLGWGVGVHRFAVYRQAPWMEPRLREVRLILSCQDQITVLPPGALVLGGSEFSPHAFIQVGENVLGMQPHPEFPVAFAQALLEQRRERVGEARYTEARASFAQEPTAREVAGWIRNFLAS, encoded by the coding sequence ATGAGGCTGGCCGTACTGGTCTGCGACGACCCCCCGCCGGGCCTGGGGGGCATTGCGGGCGACTACCCCGCCATGTTCGAGCGGCTTTTGGGCCTGCCCCTCACCCCCTTCGACGTGCGAAGGGGGCAGTATCCGGCCCAGGTCGAGGACTTCGGGGGCTACCTGATTACGGGCTCCCGCGCCTCGGTCTACGACCCTTTGCCCTGGATTCCCCCTTTAGAAGACTTCGTGCGGGCAATTGCGGCCTCCAAGAGCCGGCTGGTGGGGGTCTGCTTCGGGCACCAGATGATCGGCCAGGCCCTGGGGGGTAGGGTGGAGCGCTGGCCCCTGGGCTGGGGGGTGGGGGTGCACCGGTTCGCGGTCTACCGGCAGGCCCCCTGGATGGAGCCCCGGCTAAGGGAAGTCCGGCTCATCCTCTCCTGCCAGGATCAGATTACCGTGCTCCCGCCGGGGGCTTTGGTGCTGGGGGGGAGCGAGTTCAGCCCCCACGCCTTTATTCAGGTGGGGGAGAACGTGCTGGGGATGCAGCCCCACCCCGAGTTTCCCGTCGCGTTTGCCCAGGCCCTTTTGGAACAGCGGCGCGAGCGGGTGGGCGAGGCCCGCTACACCGAGGCCAGGGCCAGCTTTGCCCAGGAGCCCACCGCAAGGGAGGTGGCGGGCTGGATTCGGAATTTTCTCGCTTCCTGA
- a CDS encoding aldehyde dehydrogenase family protein, which produces MTRTIQKTISPVDGRVYAERELAGPEELEAALARAARAQKAWAQTPLEERMGIVSRMVEVMLGAVEEVAQELTWQMGRPIRYTPKEITGGFAERARYMTRIAPLALQDVPVEELPGFTRFIRREPLGVVLVLAPWNYPYLTSVNTIVPAILAGNAVVLKHSAQTPLVAERYAWAFQEAGLPEGVFQYLHMDHDLVARAIADPRMAFVAFTGSVAGGRAVERAAAGHFKGVALELGGKDPAYVREDADLEFSVVNLVDGAMFNSGQSCCGVERIYVHESLYEPFVEAFVAETLKLKLGNPLDPETTLGPMVRTEAAEFVRGQIAEAVAQGAKALIDPRHFPADAPGTPYLAPQVLVNVHHGMRVMVEESFGPVVGIMPVKSDAEALALMNDSPYGLTASIWSRDEGAALELGAGIETGTVFLNRCDYLDPALAWTGVKESGRGCSLSVLGYEQLTRPKSYHLRRL; this is translated from the coding sequence GTGACCAGGACCATTCAAAAAACCATCAGCCCGGTGGATGGGCGGGTCTACGCCGAGCGGGAGCTGGCCGGGCCAGAAGAGCTCGAGGCCGCCTTAGCCCGCGCCGCCAGGGCGCAAAAAGCCTGGGCCCAAACCCCGCTGGAGGAGCGGATGGGCATCGTGAGCCGAATGGTAGAGGTGATGCTCGGGGCGGTGGAGGAGGTGGCCCAGGAGCTCACCTGGCAGATGGGCCGCCCCATCCGCTATACCCCCAAGGAGATTACGGGGGGCTTTGCCGAGCGGGCCCGCTACATGACCCGCATTGCGCCCCTGGCCCTGCAGGACGTGCCGGTGGAGGAACTGCCGGGCTTTACCCGCTTCATCCGGCGCGAGCCCTTGGGCGTGGTGCTGGTGCTGGCCCCCTGGAACTACCCCTACCTGACCTCGGTCAACACCATCGTGCCCGCCATTCTGGCGGGGAACGCGGTGGTGCTCAAGCACTCGGCCCAGACCCCCCTGGTGGCCGAGCGCTACGCCTGGGCTTTCCAGGAGGCCGGGCTGCCCGAGGGGGTCTTCCAGTACCTGCACATGGACCACGACCTGGTGGCCCGGGCCATCGCCGACCCGCGGATGGCCTTTGTGGCCTTTACCGGCTCTGTGGCCGGCGGGCGGGCGGTGGAGCGGGCCGCGGCGGGGCACTTCAAGGGGGTGGCCCTGGAACTGGGGGGCAAGGACCCGGCCTACGTGCGCGAGGACGCCGACCTCGAGTTCAGCGTGGTGAACCTGGTGGACGGGGCCATGTTCAACTCGGGCCAGTCCTGCTGCGGGGTGGAGCGCATCTACGTGCACGAGAGCCTCTACGAGCCCTTTGTGGAGGCTTTTGTGGCCGAGACCCTGAAGCTCAAGCTGGGCAACCCCCTAGACCCCGAGACCACCCTGGGCCCCATGGTGCGCACCGAGGCCGCCGAGTTCGTGCGGGGCCAGATTGCCGAGGCGGTGGCCCAGGGGGCCAAAGCCCTCATAGACCCCCGCCACTTCCCCGCCGACGCGCCGGGCACCCCCTACCTGGCCCCGCAGGTGCTGGTGAACGTGCACCACGGGATGCGGGTAATGGTGGAGGAGAGCTTTGGCCCGGTGGTGGGCATCATGCCGGTAAAAAGCGACGCGGAAGCCCTGGCGCTCATGAACGACTCCCCCTACGGCCTCACCGCCTCCATCTGGAGCCGGGATGAAGGGGCCGCGTTGGAGCTCGGAGCGGGCATAGAGACCGGCACGGTCTTCCTCAACCGCTGCGACTACCTGGACCCCGCCCTGGCCTGGACGGGGGTCAAGGAGTCCGGGCGGGGCTGCTCGCTCTCCGTGCTGGGCTACGAGCAGCTCACCCGGCCCAAGTCGTATCATCTGCGTAGGCTATGA
- a CDS encoding glucose 1-dehydrogenase, whose product MQLADKVALITGAASGIGLEAALLFAQEGARVVAVDILEKGQETAERIRAAGGQAHFVQADVSKAEDAQRMVEEAERVFGRLDILFNNAGISHAEDDDAIHTSEAVWDLTFAVNVKGVFLGCKYGIPALRRAGGGVVINTASFVAFLGAATPQLAYTASKGAVLSMTRELAVIHARENIRVNALCPGPLQTELLMKYLDTPEKRQRRLVHIPMGRFGQASEIAQAALFLASPASSFMTGAALLVDGGITAAYVTPE is encoded by the coding sequence ATGCAACTAGCTGACAAGGTGGCCCTGATTACCGGCGCTGCCAGCGGGATTGGCCTCGAGGCTGCCCTGCTCTTTGCCCAAGAAGGGGCAAGGGTGGTAGCGGTGGACATCCTGGAAAAAGGCCAGGAGACCGCCGAGCGCATCCGGGCCGCAGGAGGCCAGGCCCACTTCGTGCAGGCCGACGTCTCCAAGGCCGAGGATGCCCAGCGCATGGTGGAGGAGGCCGAGCGGGTCTTTGGCCGGCTCGACATCCTTTTCAACAACGCCGGCATCTCCCACGCCGAGGACGACGATGCCATCCACACCAGCGAGGCCGTATGGGACCTGACCTTTGCCGTGAACGTGAAGGGGGTCTTTCTGGGCTGCAAGTACGGCATCCCCGCCCTGCGCCGGGCCGGGGGCGGGGTGGTCATCAACACCGCCTCCTTTGTGGCCTTCCTGGGGGCCGCCACCCCCCAACTGGCCTATACCGCGAGCAAGGGGGCGGTGCTCTCCATGACCCGCGAGCTGGCCGTCATTCACGCCCGGGAGAACATAAGGGTCAACGCCCTGTGCCCGGGGCCTTTGCAGACCGAGCTTTTGATGAAGTACCTGGACACCCCGGAAAAGCGCCAGCGCCGCCTGGTGCACATCCCCATGGGCCGCTTCGGCCAGGCCAGCGAGATTGCCCAGGCCGCTTTGTTTCTGGCCAGCCCGGCTTCCTCCTTCATGACCGGGGCAGCCTTGCTGGTGGACGGGGGCATCACCGCGGCCTACGTCACGCCGGAGTAG
- a CDS encoding glutamine synthetase family protein — MSKLDWLAQKVNAGEIETVLVAFPDHYGRLMGKRFEAEFFVEHVASHGTHGCDYLLTTDMEMEPVQGYRFANWELGYGDFHLVPDLSTLRPASWLEKSAIVLCDLEDERTHQPVEVAPRTILKRQLERAKALGYTVMAASELEYYLYRVSYREAHRQGYAGLEPAGYYLEDYHLLQGTREEPFTAAVRRHLKASGIPVENSKGEWGLGQHEVNLRYAEALEMADRHALFKQCLKEIADSMGLSVTFMAKPHHGQAGSSCHIHLSLWKNGQNAFAGEESYGPVKGSAVFGQFLAGWMAHVPDFMPLYAPTVNSYKRYEDGSWAPTRLAWSYDNRTAGFRVVGQGPSLRIECRIGGADLNPYLALAAALASGLAGMEQGLSPPPIFQGDIYQARHLPRVPYTLGEAVEGFAHSAFAKEALGEAVHEHYTHFFRTEWQAFNRAVTDWERKRYFERI; from the coding sequence ATGAGCAAGCTGGACTGGCTGGCCCAGAAGGTAAACGCAGGCGAGATAGAGACCGTGCTGGTGGCTTTCCCCGACCACTACGGGCGGCTCATGGGCAAGCGCTTCGAGGCCGAGTTTTTCGTGGAGCATGTGGCCAGCCACGGCACCCACGGCTGCGACTACCTGCTCACCACCGACATGGAGATGGAGCCGGTGCAGGGCTACCGCTTTGCCAACTGGGAGCTGGGCTATGGCGACTTTCACCTGGTGCCCGACCTCTCCACCCTGCGGCCTGCGAGCTGGCTCGAGAAAAGCGCCATCGTGCTCTGCGACCTGGAAGACGAGCGCACCCACCAGCCGGTGGAGGTGGCCCCCCGCACCATCCTGAAGCGCCAGCTCGAGCGGGCCAAAGCCCTGGGCTACACGGTGATGGCCGCCTCGGAGCTGGAGTACTACCTCTACCGGGTCTCCTACCGCGAGGCCCACCGGCAGGGCTACGCGGGCCTCGAGCCCGCCGGCTACTACCTGGAGGACTACCACCTGCTGCAGGGCACCCGCGAAGAGCCCTTCACCGCTGCGGTGCGGCGGCACCTCAAGGCCTCGGGGATCCCGGTGGAGAACTCCAAGGGGGAGTGGGGCCTGGGGCAGCACGAGGTCAACCTGCGCTACGCCGAGGCCCTGGAGATGGCCGACCGGCACGCCTTGTTCAAACAGTGCCTCAAGGAAATCGCCGACTCTATGGGCCTCTCGGTGACCTTCATGGCCAAGCCCCACCACGGCCAGGCGGGCTCCTCCTGCCACATCCACCTCTCGCTGTGGAAGAACGGCCAGAACGCCTTTGCCGGTGAGGAAAGCTACGGGCCGGTAAAGGGCTCGGCGGTCTTCGGGCAGTTTTTGGCCGGCTGGATGGCCCACGTGCCCGACTTCATGCCCCTGTATGCCCCCACGGTGAACTCTTACAAGCGCTACGAGGACGGCTCCTGGGCCCCCACCCGGCTGGCCTGGAGCTACGACAACCGCACCGCCGGGTTCCGCGTGGTGGGGCAGGGCCCCTCGCTGCGCATCGAGTGCCGCATCGGCGGGGCCGACCTGAACCCCTACCTGGCCCTGGCCGCAGCCCTGGCCTCGGGGCTTGCGGGCATGGAACAGGGCCTCTCCCCACCCCCCATATTCCAGGGCGACATCTACCAGGCCCGCCATCTGCCCCGGGTGCCCTACACCCTGGGCGAGGCGGTGGAGGGGTTTGCCCATAGCGCCTTCGCCAAAGAGGCGCTGGGCGAGGCCGTCCACGAGCACTACACCCACTTCTTCCGCACCGAGTGGCAGGCCTTCAACCGGGCCGTGACCGACTGGGAGCGCAAGCGGTACTTTGAGCGAATTTAG
- the eat gene encoding ethanolamine permease, with product MENRPKEVRGARYIDVDNTYLEKRRLRKSAGWVLLWGLGVGAVISGDFFGWNFGLAAGGFGGLLLATLVVAVLYVTMVLSIAELSTALPHAGGFYSFTRSAFGPNWAFLNGVTDLIEYVITPAVIVVGIAGYMNALIPGVPAWIWWAVFYAFFVGINIRGTALTLRVSLIVTLLALGVLVFFYVAAAFSGAFSWDKVFNIEPQPGGSSFLPFGWYGVFAALPFAIWFYLAIEQLPLAAEESHDVVRDMPRALILGIITLLVLSVLTLILNTGVAGAKEVGESGAPLELGFKAVFGDAATTTILTLIAITGLVASFHAIIYAYGRLIFALSRAGYLPTGLSIVSRYHTPHYALILGAVVGFLMCVLISTFSDSVGAALLNMAVFGAVISYAMVMFAYIRLARTRPDLPRPYKSPLGVPGAWVGAILALVCLGATFAVESYRPGVVGTAVFVVLMMAYYWFYSRFRLVAQAPEEEAALIAEAQREIR from the coding sequence ATGGAGAATAGACCCAAGGAGGTACGGGGCGCACGCTACATAGACGTGGACAACACCTACCTGGAGAAGCGTCGGCTGCGCAAGAGCGCGGGCTGGGTGCTTTTGTGGGGCCTGGGGGTGGGCGCGGTCATCTCGGGCGACTTTTTCGGCTGGAACTTCGGGCTCGCGGCAGGGGGCTTCGGCGGGCTTCTGCTGGCCACCCTCGTGGTGGCGGTGCTGTATGTGACCATGGTGCTTTCCATCGCCGAGCTCTCCACCGCGTTGCCCCACGCCGGGGGGTTCTACTCCTTCACCCGCAGCGCCTTTGGCCCCAACTGGGCCTTTTTGAACGGGGTCACCGACCTCATCGAGTACGTGATTACCCCGGCGGTGATTGTGGTGGGCATTGCGGGCTATATGAACGCCCTCATCCCTGGGGTACCGGCCTGGATCTGGTGGGCGGTCTTTTACGCCTTCTTTGTGGGCATCAACATCCGCGGTACCGCCCTGACGCTTCGGGTCTCGCTCATCGTGACCCTGCTGGCCTTGGGGGTGCTGGTCTTCTTCTATGTGGCCGCTGCTTTTTCGGGGGCCTTTAGCTGGGACAAGGTCTTCAACATAGAGCCTCAACCGGGAGGCTCGAGCTTCCTCCCCTTTGGCTGGTACGGGGTCTTTGCCGCTTTGCCCTTTGCCATCTGGTTCTATTTGGCCATCGAGCAGCTTCCCCTGGCCGCTGAGGAGTCGCACGATGTGGTGCGGGATATGCCCCGGGCGCTCATCCTGGGCATCATTACCTTGCTGGTGCTCTCGGTGCTGACCCTAATCCTTAACACCGGGGTGGCGGGGGCCAAGGAGGTAGGGGAGTCGGGCGCCCCCCTGGAGCTCGGCTTCAAGGCGGTGTTCGGCGACGCCGCCACCACCACCATACTCACCCTAATTGCCATCACTGGGCTGGTGGCCAGCTTCCACGCCATCATCTACGCCTACGGACGGCTCATCTTTGCCCTCTCGCGGGCCGGCTATTTGCCCACCGGGCTTTCCATCGTGAGCCGCTACCACACCCCGCACTACGCCCTGATTCTGGGCGCGGTGGTGGGCTTCCTGATGTGCGTGCTCATCAGCACCTTCTCCGATAGCGTGGGGGCCGCGCTCCTCAATATGGCGGTGTTTGGCGCGGTGATCTCGTATGCCATGGTGATGTTCGCCTACATCCGCTTAGCCCGCACCCGCCCCGACCTGCCCCGGCCCTACAAGAGCCCGCTGGGCGTGCCGGGGGCCTGGGTGGGGGCCATTCTGGCCCTGGTCTGCCTGGGGGCCACCTTTGCGGTGGAGAGCTACCGCCCTGGCGTGGTGGGCACGGCCGTCTTTGTGGTGCTGATGATGGCCTACTACTGGTTCTACAGCCGCTTCCGCCTGGTGGCCCAGGCCCCCGAGGAGGAGGCCGCGCTGATCGCCGAGGCGCAGCGGGAAATCCGGTAG
- a CDS encoding PLP-dependent aminotransferase family protein, whose translation MGIRVKLQRDRHTALYRHIAEEFRTRIARGELPPGTRLPTVRALAREVGTTRLTIHNAYRELQADGLIESVVGRGTFVSPQARPAAQPSLGERLEPDLVLSDLHRLQHARALHNLALATADPALFPYEAFWACLEGLKPLAREVFGYGSVMGEPELRVALSELLEQRGIEADPQEVLVTVGGLQGLALVCRALAEPGEEVLLEEPTYLGLLGILKQFRLKPLPVPLDAEGPRLEVLEALLKRHRPRFYYTIPSYHNPTGLRFCQERLRRLLALAQAHGFTLVEDDTLGCLSYEKTPPTPLYALAQRLGAGSQVVHLASLSKVLMPGLRIGYLLAPEALLERFTALHNVSDITGPPPLLQRAAAQFIRQGSLKQHLKQVLPIYQRRRDALLQALSRHMPAGVHWSRPEGGFSCWVSLPRLFSTLELHRQALARGVAITPGEAFLVRSDEAMHFRLCFGAEGAEGLEEGVKELARLIRARQKV comes from the coding sequence ATGGGAATCCGGGTCAAGCTGCAGCGGGACAGGCATACCGCTTTATACCGCCACATCGCCGAGGAGTTCCGCACCCGCATCGCCAGGGGCGAGCTGCCCCCGGGCACCCGCTTGCCCACGGTGCGGGCCCTGGCCCGCGAGGTGGGCACCACCCGGCTCACCATCCACAACGCCTACCGCGAGCTGCAGGCCGATGGACTCATCGAGTCGGTGGTGGGCCGGGGCACTTTTGTGAGCCCCCAGGCCCGGCCCGCCGCCCAGCCCAGCCTGGGGGAGCGGCTCGAGCCCGACCTGGTGCTCTCCGACCTGCACCGGTTGCAGCACGCGCGGGCCCTGCACAACCTGGCTTTGGCCACCGCCGACCCTGCTCTGTTCCCCTACGAGGCCTTCTGGGCCTGCCTGGAGGGGTTGAAGCCGCTGGCGCGCGAGGTCTTCGGCTACGGCTCGGTGATGGGCGAGCCCGAGCTTAGGGTGGCCCTCAGCGAGCTTCTGGAGCAACGGGGCATCGAGGCCGACCCCCAGGAGGTGCTGGTGACGGTGGGGGGGCTGCAGGGGCTGGCCCTGGTCTGCCGGGCCCTAGCCGAGCCTGGGGAAGAGGTGCTTCTGGAGGAGCCCACCTACCTGGGCTTGCTGGGGATTCTCAAGCAGTTCCGCCTCAAGCCGCTGCCGGTGCCCCTGGATGCTGAAGGTCCCCGGCTGGAGGTGCTCGAGGCCCTCCTGAAGCGCCACCGCCCGCGCTTTTACTACACCATCCCGAGCTACCACAACCCCACCGGGCTGCGCTTTTGCCAAGAGCGGCTGCGGCGGCTGTTGGCGCTGGCCCAGGCCCATGGCTTCACCCTGGTGGAGGACGACACCCTGGGCTGCTTGAGCTACGAGAAAACCCCTCCCACCCCGCTGTATGCCCTGGCCCAGCGCCTGGGGGCCGGGTCGCAGGTGGTGCACCTGGCCAGCCTTTCCAAGGTGCTGATGCCAGGGCTGCGGATTGGCTACCTGCTGGCCCCCGAGGCCCTGCTCGAGCGCTTCACCGCCTTGCACAACGTCTCCGATATCACCGGGCCGCCGCCTTTGTTGCAGCGGGCGGCAGCGCAGTTCATCCGCCAAGGAAGCCTGAAGCAGCACCTGAAACAGGTACTGCCCATCTACCAGCGTCGGCGTGACGCGCTGTTGCAGGCCCTGAGCCGCCACATGCCCGCCGGGGTGCACTGGAGCCGCCCCGAGGGGGGGTTTTCCTGCTGGGTCAGCCTGCCCCGACTTTTCTCAACCCTGGAGCTACACCGCCAGGCCCTGGCCCGGGGGGTGGCCATCACCCCGGGGGAGGCCTTCCTGGTGCGAAGCGACGAGGCCATGCACTTCCGGCTTTGCTTCGGGGCCGAAGGCGCCGAAGGCCTGGAAGAGGGGGTGAAAGAGCTAGCACGACTGATCCGGGCGCGGCAAAAGGTCTGA